TTGGGCCGCCTGGCCAACGACAGTAGAAGGGGCGGCGCTACACGTCTATGCACGAACGCGACTATGCATGTCCTTGCATAAAGTGGGCCCGGACCACCCCGGGACGTGGTCATGCTCCTGTGCCTGCGCAGACTGGGCGGACCTGGTCGCCGTCGGGTACGGCTGACGGCAGCCCCGAGGACGGACGCCTCGGAGGAGGGTTGGTCACATGACCAACGCATGACCAACAACGGCCGGGAACGGGCAGAAGCAGCAGGTGACCATGACCAACCATCACAGCCCTATCTGCGCAGACTGCTGACGATCACGGGGAAATGCCGGGGACACCCACTCTGGGATGGGTCTTCGTGCAGGTCAGAGCCGTATGACCTGTTAAGCACCCAGATTACGAGGGCACGAATCAGGTCCAGCGGATCGTCATGGCCCGCAACCTGCCGTAACGGCACGGGATTTCGGCTCTCTCGCGAAAGGCGCCCTCCGGGGCGCCTTTCCCATGCCTGCGCTCACCTTACGACCGGTCGGTCACATGCGGGTCAAGCCCGTGCGACGTAGGACGGAAGCACACGGGGTCCGGCCCGGGCCCCCGGCTCACAGGAGGAGCCATGACCCAGTCCCAGATGATGCCGGCCCTGACCCAGCAGGTGCAGGACTGCATCGAGGCCTGCATGAACTGCCACAGCATGTGCGAGGAGACCATGAGCTCCTGCATGCAGAAGGGCGGCCAGCAGCAGATGCAGGTCATGCGGGCGCTGATGGACTGCTCCGAGACGACCCGCATGTGCGCCGACATGATGATGCGGCGCTCGCCCATGTCCGCCGAGATGTGCACGCTCTGCGCCAAGGTGTGCGACATGTGCGCCGAGGCGTG
Above is a genomic segment from Streptomyces fodineus containing:
- a CDS encoding four-helix bundle copper-binding protein gives rise to the protein MTQSQMMPALTQQVQDCIEACMNCHSMCEETMSSCMQKGGQQQMQVMRALMDCSETTRMCADMMMRRSPMSAEMCTLCAKVCDMCAEACMSMPDDQQMMRCAEACRRCAETCRAMAGAGM